The Daucus carota subsp. sativus chromosome 2, DH1 v3.0, whole genome shotgun sequence genome includes a window with the following:
- the LOC108206051 gene encoding 2-C-methyl-D-erythritol 2,4-cyclodiphosphate synthase, chloroplastic yields MAANSLIFAATSSILAKPMIKIQSFATPSLGFSSVLAPRVCSHKFPVLTVAAAASSAVQVEAESPALKPAKVLPFRVGHGFDLHRLEPGYPLIIGGIDIPFEKGCEAHSDGDVLLHCVVDAILGALGLPDIGQIFPDNDPKWKGAPSSVFIKEAVRLMHEAGYELGNLDATLILQRPKLSPHKETIRTNLSLLLGADPSVVNLKAKTHEKVDSLGENRSIAAHTVVLLMRK; encoded by the exons ATGGCTGCTAATTCTTTGATTTTCGCAGCCACCAGTTCGATTCTCGCAAAACCCATGATCAAAATTCAATCTTTTGCAACCCCTTCACTTGGGTTTTCCAGTGTATTAGCCCCTCGCGTTTGTAGCCACAAATTCCCGGTGCTGACCGTGGCTGCAGCTGCTTCTAGCGCCGTTCAAGTTGAGGCCGAATCGCCGGCGTTGAAGCCGGCGAAAGTGCTTCCGTTCCGGGTCGGTCATGGGTTCGATTTGCACCGGTTAGAACCCGGCTACCCTTTGATTATTGGTGGTATTGATATTCCTTTTGAGAAAGGTTGTGAGGCTCATTCTGATG GTGATGTTTTACTTCATTGTGTTGTTGATGCAATTTTGGGTGCTTTGGGCCTTCCTGATATTGGCCAGATTTTCCCCGATAATGATCCCAAATGGAAAGGGGCTCCGTCTTCCGTTTTCATCAAAGAAGCT GTAAGACTGATGCACGAGGCTGGTTATGAGCTCGGAAATCTGGATGCTACTTTGATTCTTCAAAGACCGAAACTTAGCCCCCACAAGGAGACTATCAGAACCAACTTGTCGCTTTTGCTTGGTGCAGACCCTTCTGTTGTGAATTTGAAGGCAAAAACTCATGAGAAGGTGGATAGCCTTGGGGAGAATAGGAGCATTGCAGCTCATACTGTTGTCCTTCTCATGAGGAAGTGA